A stretch of Myxocyprinus asiaticus isolate MX2 ecotype Aquarium Trade chromosome 42, UBuf_Myxa_2, whole genome shotgun sequence DNA encodes these proteins:
- the LOC127433114 gene encoding C3a anaphylatoxin chemotactic receptor-like: MGKDYESLEHSIKVTSQVVYYLMFLLGVPGNVFVVYIAGMKMKRTVNTIWFLNLAIADLLCCLSSLFYVARNFFDNNWPFGSVMCKILPLGQSPWSNLELSALLKDTVEVAVGIEPATFCLPVQCFSPLRHQQFSVAGCVYVNMEHVKFSVQKHLL, from the exons ATGGGGAAGGATTATGAAAGTTTGGAACATTCTATTAAAGTGACTTCTCAAGTGGTCTACTATCTGATGTTTCTTCTCGGAGTTCCAGGAAATGTCTTTGTTGTGTACATTGCTGGAATGAAGATGAAGAGGACCGTTAATACGATATGGTTTCTCAATCTGGCGATTGCAGATCTCTTGTGTTGCCTCTCTTCACTGTTCTATGTGGCAAGGAACTTTTTTGACAATAACTGGCCATTTGGATCTGTCATGTGCAAGATTCTCCCATTG ggacaatccccctggagcaacctggagttaagtgccttgctcaaggacacagtggaggtggctgtgggaattgaaccagcaaccttctgcttaccagttcagtgctttagtccactacgccaccagcAGTTTTCAGTAGCAGGATGTGTGTATGTGAATATGGAGCATGTTAAATTTTCTGTACAAAAACATTTGCTGTGA